Within Hydra vulgaris chromosome 02, alternate assembly HydraT2T_AEP, the genomic segment ttgtttttattggttaatcCACAAATCATTGATAAACATCTCTCCAACCTTTTATCAGCCATAATCTCTTCACTACTTAAAcaattatatgcatatacagATGCACAAAACTCCATTATTGTTAGATGTGCAAATTGATAGTAATAACCTAGATTCGTTTCAATCCTTtctataaatccaaaaaaattgtcattattttcatcaaagtcaatgaaaaaagtttgaatatcttctttagaaaaaattactttattttcaacaaacaaTTGATATGCAAttctacaaatatttaaaacatattttttattgaaattgtttTCCATTATCTGATAAATCAATTCATTGTTTTTGAAGatgtgtttttgcaaaaagtataaaaaaatatttgcatacaaatctgtcattgttaaaaaagaatttaaatctaCATTTTTTGAGTCACTAATAATCTTACACAtagaagataaataaaatggaaCAGATGACATGGACTTTGCGATTGGAGATTGCTTTAATGTTGCTTTCACAACATCTTTTCTTTCTTCTAAAACATTATGTTCTATGTAATTATTTATTCCATTTTCATTAAATCCCATTATTTGAACGGTTAACTTGTCACTATGCTCAGTAGATATACTTTGGTATTGATCAATTGCATAAACTCTACCAGCAAttacatatttgtatttttgaaattcttttaaagcaTTAACAACTGGATAATTACAACTCAAACTGTgatttattaattcatttaaatatttaaactcatctaatcCATCAATCATAAACACTGCagtattattactaatattaaaatcatttataatgtctttgtagaaaacatttagtaattcattaatattagaaatattttgatattgattgAGCCTCCTGCATTCCAAATAAAAcacaagtttaacatttttccaAATTAGATCGTTTGACCAATCAAGCAAGCATTTTCTAAGCAACCATGTTTTCCCAATACCAGCTATTCCAGATATTAATGTTACagatttttctttcataaatatttcattatatgGAATGGGTGTATAACGCAATTGCTTCTCCAGAAATTTCTTTCGTTCAACAACATATATAGTATCTCTTTGAGTATTAACTGCATCAATGATACATAGATCAACAAATTTATTCATTAGATTAACATTTGCGGGTGATTTTAATGGTGGTTGAATTTCATTAATATTCCCATAATTTGTAAGATAATAACTTTTAAGCGCTGTGCATATTTCagatatatctaaaaataataatttaaatcatcatcatcataactatatcatcattatgatcatcataatcacaGCCCTccgaattaggaaaaatgaggttggcaataatttgccgacatTAATCTGTTAGAAGTCAGCATCAAGTCGGAAAaagaaatttgataaaaagttttaccataaaacataaaagcaaGGTCAGCAACtattttgctgacctcaaacacttctaGGTTGACAGTTGGCATTGTAGAATGTTGACCCTAACTCCGAGAGCtgtcatcatcgtcatcatcataattaataattacatcatcatcattagaataatataataacatcatcatcattaatataatataaataacagttaaaaaataatgtacttGAGTGggacaaaaacaaaatgtatggTACTAATCATTAGGAAATTATGCATTGCTATGCCACTGTGTTGAGAAAAGTTAGGCAAGGTACTTTCCAGTGGAAAtcaagtttattgtttttgttgtttctttAACTTGCTATTTTAATTTCCATGTTTACAAAGCTAAAGCACCACTATACCATTTAATTGCATATTTAATTACATGAgacaacaaaaacatttaatttaagcCTTTTTTTACAGAGTTAAAGAAATCTTCAATTAAATGCTGTTAGTTAAAAggttcaattaaaaattaaaaaaagaattaaaaagttctattatttatttttataaaaaaaatcatatttaacataaatttaacataCATCAAAGATGTAgcactatattttaaaatgttaaagcataatttctttaatgaaatttataaaaactcattACATGGAAATACTGTAACACACATTCTTTTGCTAAATCACAGCGATATAAAAGCTTTTTTGTgacaagaaaatattaaattacgaataaaaaattacccattgcttttttaaataagcaataaacCAGTTCAAAtaaccaaaaacattttttaaaataaccgATAGTATAActttacataaatacaaaattgatgTTAGTAACTGGGAAGATGGGTAGGAGTGAGCCACAAGTAGGAGCAAATCATTTATGCCATAGGTAGATATTACATTGGTAGAGGCCCCACCCCCAGCTCCAGCTAAAAATTAGACTTTTCAAAAAACCCAACTctggcaaaattataagatttagcaagGGCTGATTGCCGgagctagaaaaaaaattataattttttaaatattataattgtttacttacatttactatttattaaatattggcatatatttatatatttttaaactctaatttacttccaacaaggttgcaagcaacttCAAGCAAGGTTGcaattaagttatgagttattttaaaatagaggaTAGGTTAAAATGCTAGGAAACGATTAgctgaagacttaaaaagttgtaggttaaataaaaaagcaacaaatgaaGATGGGTAAGAGTTATATAGGTTATAtgatgtgcaaggaaaaaaaaattgattaacaaAAGTTTGTAAAGCATGaagagacagatacagtaaaaggatgcaacttttTGAATAAGAGCCAAGCAAAAATTAGTTTTGGTTTATCGTAATAGAGATGATAGTTTGTgtgagcattgaccatgattagagaaacagcataaaagagggaagctaaagcctgatgatgatgatgacgatgatcaTGTttatcataatgatgtttatatatgcatatacaataaaaatataacatgaattttaaattaaaaaaacactttcgGATGTATAAGTGTTTATGCATATTCTATCACAAACCCAAGCCAGGCTATACTTTATCAAACCCGGCTGTGGCCCCGGTCAGTTATCAACCCTGGTTGCTTACAATAGGTAGAACGTGCTAAGAAAAAGATGCCAAACTTTCACCAAGTAATTACAAGCAAACTTGTGTTAAGATTATCCAAATTTTTACTGGTTCTTGGTGTTTATGATAGCGGTCTTATTCTCACTAGTGCAATATTTTAATCCAGTTGCACAGTTTAGGGAAGAACGAACCATTTCTTCATAGATAGAAGTGAAACTCAGCTCTCTCTTAAAacatgaaattgaaaaaaatcaaaaagaaaaatattttcaagaagatttaaaatttattttttaaaaattctatttttattttaaatttattttttataaaatcaattttttacaaatttctttaattttttctaaagttaagAAATTAATGagtataaaaagaatatacttttagttttaaaatttttcttaaaaattcttCTAAAATTGTACATTATTGGTGATGGTGCCAATTAATTTCTGCACAACTGTTATTGTCATTTTCTTGCTTGGTTAACTTTACCATCAATTCTTGTACTgaattaatagttaattaatagCCTGTTTTAGGCAAATACCTTTTGCCAATAccccaatattttttgatgggCTGAAATTGTAGGTAATTTAGTGGATTGAGCTGTTTTGATACAAAATTAACCTTTCTCAATTTGTACTactccaaatttttttttagcgcaGTGGCACAAAGCAAAGTCAGGCCAAAACAAACAAGGTCTAGCATATGATAGAATGAGTGGTAAAAGTTGCTTTTGAAGGCACACttgaatataaattatgaatGTCAAAGTTGATGACATCACAAAAGCTCTACTCTTTTTTTCCACAACTACAAATGCTTGTCATAAGCGCaatttttttgccatatttGTCCATAAGCTTGTATTTATACTTGTTGCTTCCACATACACCAACAACTGAGGTATAATATTTGTCACCAGGAAGTTGACTAAAGTTACATTTTATGTAAGCCTTGTCATCCATCAAAATGAAGTCATTCAATTTTGCTAATCTAACAGCCAATCTAACTGCCGACCTAAAAATGTTCGAGTTGGCAAATAAATGTGGACATTAATTACAAGTTTTATGGTAACCTCTTTTATGGTAAACTCCAAATTTAAGTATGTTTATGattatgtcaaataataatgtgtcaaatttttttgccgAACTGATGCAAACTTCTAACAGAGGTTTGTGTCAacattttttgccaacctcattttttttaattctgtagATTGATGAATGTGCAAGatatttttccaattttcatATAGCttcaattacattttaataaattataatttaaacctgccaatgaatataaatttagtataaaatagtaaaaaaaaaaaaataaaaatttgttaactcTTCTTTCACATTTGGAGTTAATGACCATTTTAGGGTACTTCTGTTTCAAGGCCCCAATCACagttatttttttgctaaacgattttgtttgaaattaacaaatttaattaagtttagaGTTTGTACAACACCTGAAAGTCTATCATGATTGGTGTGCTACACAGTGGCGAAATATGGAATTTTTGGGGTTGTATGTATTATACTTTCAGGCATCGTGCAAACTTCAAATTTAAGTATGTTTATGCTCATGTCAAATAGTAATGTTTGCAAAAAGTAATTGGAGCCTGAAAAGAAAATATGCCCTTTAACCTTTAACAAATTAGCCCTTTAGCTTCAAAGGTTAATAAGTGCAAAGAGttaataagattttgtttttttttatcaatttatatgaaatttaactaaattggcaggtttttattttaatggagTAATCTTTTAGagttaaaaacttaaagtcATTTAAGAGTAACAACCCCTTAATTTGAGGAATGTAGAAACTAAGGGGACCAAATATTGGGGTATTTTTGTTTGCAGGCTTTAATTACAGCAATTATTTGCAAAGCATTTTCATTTGAcataatatacttatatttattgataGCACAACACCTGAAAGTGTCTGCAACACCAAAAAATCCATTTGCACCCCTATATAGCGTGCCAATCGGAGTGGTCAAAACTCAATTTTGATGTCAGATATATATTCCCTGACcccaaaaatatgaaaatatatgaataatatgACTATATGTAGAACTTTTGGTAAAACTTGTTTCCATCCCATTgtattaattaacaaaatattatttatatcattaaaaaagaaccattactattaaaaaaaatattacaaatagttTTCAAGCAGATTTTCTCtgtgttaaattatttaagctgtttttaagtaaattgaataaatttttgtacttgttaaatgttaagcttttttattagttaaatagGTCAAGAAAACAGCacatatatcaaatattttaaatttttaaatgggtcaagaaaatacaaaaattatacattttttcatttgttacaTGAGTCAAAGATAtagcaaatttataaaactattttacttgtTTAATGATTTAAGAAATAGCCgactaattaaaatatttaattattaaataaatagccaaataatttaaatatttaataattaaatagttgagaaaatagtaaatttattaaattatattacttgttaaataggtcaagaaaataacaaaattaataattttttttcacttgttaAATGAATCAAGGAAATtacaaactaattaaaatttttacttttaaatgggTCAAAATAATAGCAaacgcaatattttttaatcttttttattttagttataaatttagTCTTTTTTCTCGTTAAATAAGTCAAGAAAACagcaaattaagaaaataatattatttgttaaattggTCAAGaaaatagcaaatttaataaatttatttacttgtcaaattgtcaaatataaaaaacataataactttttatttgttaaatggTTTTGAGAAAAAGagcaaacttattaaattttttattttgttaaataaactaaaaaatctttttttctttaataaacgAGTCAAGGAAATGAGAACTTATTAAATCTTTGCATTATTAAATGAGTCAACAAAATTGCAAATTTAATGAACTTTGTTTCTTGTTAAAtgcaaacttattaaatttcttttctagttaaaagggtaaaaaaaatagacaagttacattgattatttttttgttatatgggtaataataatagaaaacttaataaatttcaTTACTTGCTAAATTTGTCAACAAAGtagcaaatttataaaatttttaatccgattaaataaatcaacaaaatagcaaattttttttttagataaacaaatcaaaaaaaggtAAGcctaatatatttttgcattgttaaacaagtcaaaaaaataaggaattcaataaattttagcactgttaaacaaatgaaataatttttgcattgttaaacaaatgaaaaaatagcAAACTTAATAAATCTTTGAATTGTTagtgtcaaaaaaaagtaaacctaATAAATCTTTGCATTGTTAAATGAGTCAAAAAGTCAgcaaacataataaatttttgaattataaaatgaatcaaaaaaaaatagcaaacttaataaatttttatattgttaaatgagtcaaaaaaatagcaaacttAATGAACTTCTTCGCttaatgaactttaaaaaatttaatgaacttACAATGATAtgaaaaaacctaattttaaattgttaaatgagtcaaaaaaataattaacttaataaatttttgcattgttaaacaagtcaaaaaatagtaaacttaataattttttgcattgttAAATGAGTCGAAAAATAgcaaactttataaatttttacattgttaaatgaatcaaaaaatagtaaacttaataaatttttgcattgttaaacaaatgaaaaaacagTAAACTTAATGAACTTTCGCATTGTTAAATGAGTCAATAAACTAGGgatcataataaatttttggatTGTTAAATGGgtcaaaaaatagtaaacttaataaatttttgcactGTAAAATGAGTCGAAAAACAGCaaacttgataaatttttgcatttttaaaaagtaattaattctTTGCATCGTTAAAcgagtcaaaaaaataattaacttaaattgttaaatgagTGAAGAAATAGTAaacttaataaagtttttcattgttaaatgagtcaaaaaattttaaattttttttttgtgttaaatgagaaaaaaaacagCCAatcaaacaaattgttttaactgTTACAATAGGTCAAGAAAAAAgcgaattaaaaattttttttatttaactcactACCAgccatttaaacaaaaatcttttcgctGTGAacgcgtttttttaaaataaaatttagatggCCTAACATTGACAACAAGTTAAAATTCGAGTAGTTATTCTCTTTAAAAGCATAACAAACTATATAtcaatagaaagctaaacaaatgaattttttaatatgggTATCATTTCGCTTTTGTCATGCatatattgaataaattaaaactaaggATTTTGGGATTGAAATGCGACTAAACAACTCAAAAATGTATAACAGCAGCAATGCAAGTTAGTTACAATTGAAActcttaataactttttaaattcttatttagtgtaattttttaagagctgattaaaataaaagtttcaatttatttagtttaaagttgAAACTTTAAAGTCTAATTACCTAAAGTTTTATCTTTATCAGTAGATAGTTTTCTTGTGCAATAAGTGAAATTTAATTAAcgaatgaatttaaaaattttaatacactCAGGGTGGGTATATTTTCCAAAAGTTAACTAATTACCATTCCTTCGTATTAGGTACCTGAGAGCAAACgcccaaaaaataaaaaattgacaagtTCAGAAAAATATTAGCCAGCTCTCGTACTTCTTCACTTTGTTTGAACTCTCACATTCCTTAAGCTGAAGTATGAAAGTTGATAATTTGCTGGTCAAAGAAAGTCATAAAAGCAGATAATGGAAATTCATTAAagtgataaaattatatttttcatgttcatataatataatacagaaCTGAATGATacaaaaaatcaacaataaaatcTTGGCTATTTCaagtattaaaatcaataatgcTGCATTATGTATTAATATCAGAACTAATAAAGAGTTTACAAACTTCTTTGTTATGAtgattatacattttatttgcatctatgtaaatattattttcattattttcaacaAGAAAATTTACAAGATGTAAACGTTTTACTTATACACTTCTACAAGTTAAGTTTTACTTATACACTTCTACATGTTAAGTTTTACTTATACACTTCTACATGTTAAGTTTTACTTATACACTTATACAAACTAAGTTTTACTTATACACTTCTACATGTTAAGTTTTACTTATACACTTATACAAACTAAGTTTTACTTATACACTTCTACAAGTTAAGTTTTACTTATACACTTCTACAAGTTAAGTTTTACTTATACACTTCTACATGTTAAGTTTTACTAATACAAGTTAAGTTTTACGTGTTAACGCTGCATTATTTtagaacttattttaaaaaaaaaatttttttttaatcgaggATTACTcaagatttttaaactttgttaaatgatatctttttataattacacaattTGTCTCTTATTTGTTCTTGATAATGTAGAGAAATACCTTAAGAACAAACAAATCACATAAGTCTAGAATGAAAACttatgtacaaaacaaaataaattgtgaAGCATACTCAAAAGCCGCTACCAGTAGCTTatggtcaaaattttaaaaaactaaatgctGTTTTAATCTGCTTGTGGTAGTGAAAGAGTTAATGagtttagaaaaaagtttatcaagtttttacttgttaaatggataaaaaaaattacaaatttaattaaaaaatttacttgttaAATGGAACAAGAAAgctaaaaacttattaaacttttttcttgttaaatggatcaaaaaagtagcaaatttgataaatttttttacttgttaaataGGTTAAGAAAAAagtacatttaataa encodes:
- the LOC136076771 gene encoding NACHT, LRR and PYD domains-containing protein 3-like isoform X2, encoding MGYKKYKEVLLKIANNLLDKDVKAIKFYYSQQIGYGHLEKIESSIELIQTLEQRMLLGIDNYGDFVEVLKIIGRNDLINYFSEISILPGSSSIFSVNKDISEICTALKSYYLTNYGNINEIQPPLKSPANVNLMNKFVDLCIIDAVNTQRDTIYVVERKKFLEKQLRYTPIPYNEIFMKEKSVTLISGIAGIGKTWLLRKCLLDWSNDLIWKNVKLVFYLECRRLNQYQNISNINELLNVFYKDIINDFNISNNTAVFMIDGLDEFKYLNELINHSLSCNYPVVNALKEFQKYKYVIAGRVYAIDQYQSISTEHSDKLTVQIMGFNENGINNYIEHNVLEERKDVVKATLKQSPIAKSMSSVPFYLSSMCKIISDSKNVDLNSFLTMTDLYANIFLYFLQKHIFKNNELIYQIMENNFNKKYVLNICRIAYQLFVENKVIFSKEDIQTFFIDFDENNDNFFGFIERIETNLGYYYQFAHLTIMEFCASVYAYNCLSSEEIMADKRLERCLSMICGLTNKNKNSLLKFLVNLIPSKQSQESLFLFSILDRLLKLSRQSENKNHYSLYPETYYVNLFIECFYESQSSFTDEIKFIVDELEWWISIHDGKTSYKTSCENYFVNHYIKSGRKLSKLHVDKNILSDEEKNLIIQCSTNVRHVCFWCPIKFEGWKPKDKIEELWIDISRYLITKKDFEENFLPWINLCEELNLDLHDDIDFIEEICEWIRCSNVKELWINYRGKDFDNLDELKNFITGKKCLIS
- the LOC136076771 gene encoding NACHT, LRR and PYD domains-containing protein 7-like isoform X1 produces the protein MGYKKYKEVLLKIANNLLDKDVKAIKFYYSQQIGYGHLEKIESSIELIQTLEQRMLLGIDNYGDFVEVLKIIGRNDLINYFSEISILPGSSSIFSVNKETSNSSESSTKCSAKKDISEICTALKSYYLTNYGNINEIQPPLKSPANVNLMNKFVDLCIIDAVNTQRDTIYVVERKKFLEKQLRYTPIPYNEIFMKEKSVTLISGIAGIGKTWLLRKCLLDWSNDLIWKNVKLVFYLECRRLNQYQNISNINELLNVFYKDIINDFNISNNTAVFMIDGLDEFKYLNELINHSLSCNYPVVNALKEFQKYKYVIAGRVYAIDQYQSISTEHSDKLTVQIMGFNENGINNYIEHNVLEERKDVVKATLKQSPIAKSMSSVPFYLSSMCKIISDSKNVDLNSFLTMTDLYANIFLYFLQKHIFKNNELIYQIMENNFNKKYVLNICRIAYQLFVENKVIFSKEDIQTFFIDFDENNDNFFGFIERIETNLGYYYQFAHLTIMEFCASVYAYNCLSSEEIMADKRLERCLSMICGLTNKNKNSLLKFLVNLIPSKQSQESLFLFSILDRLLKLSRQSENKNHYSLYPETYYVNLFIECFYESQSSFTDEIKFIVDELEWWISIHDGKTSYKTSCENYFVNHYIKSGRKLSKLHVDKNILSDEEKNLIIQCSTNVRHVCFWCPIKFEGWKPKDKIEELWIDISRYLITKKDFEENFLPWINLCEELNLDLHDDIDFIEEICEWIRCSNVKELWINYRGKDFDNLDELKNFITGKKCLIS